One Spinacia oleracea cultivar Varoflay chromosome 4, BTI_SOV_V1, whole genome shotgun sequence DNA segment encodes these proteins:
- the LOC110783306 gene encoding pentatricopeptide repeat-containing protein At5g01110, with the protein MAIQRQFLPSFHKSILPSIHTHLRFHQSLSSSSSPPISQQPSSPNSVSNPLMVDKILLNLKLCKSPSFHNSTNMYRTLTPFDIAQVLFQCRENLELGLMFIDSFLVNCPNFRHSTLSLCVMVHMLVRGRRASDAQALILRMVRKSGVSRVEIVDSLVGCYDQCGSNLGVFDLLVRTFVQAKRLREAAEVFKLLTSRGFFVSINACNSLLGGLVKVGWVDLAWEIYREVVKHGAQLNVYTLNIMINALCKDGKMGNVDSHLLEMETKGVFPDNVTYNTLINAYCRDCNVEKALEMMNSMSSKGLKPGVITYNAILKGLCRMGKHSRAREMLSDMWETGLCPDTNSYNALLIEGSRKNTIVDVEQLFDEMVHHGVVPDVISYTSLISYFSRDGLMEKALMYFKEMKTKGLTPDSVLYTVLIGGFCNSSLVSEALRMRNEMLEKGCLLDVVTYNTILNGLCKEHMLGEADQLFEEMLQRGISPDYYTYATLIHGYCKAREMDKALVLFETMIQRNIKPDIVTYNILMDGFCKQGFMEKANELWSDMINRGIYPNCISYSILINGFCSVGRLNMAFTLWDEMVGKGNEPTIVTCNTIIKGYCISGNVAEGEKFLTKMITKGTLPDSVSYNTLIHGHIKEENLDRAFSLLNKMEDQGILPDVISYNVILDCFCRQSRMEEAQLIYKKMIERGVNPDRSTYTTLINGYVSQDNMKEAFRFHDEMLRRGFVPDDKF; encoded by the coding sequence ATGGCGATTCAACGCCAATTTCTTCCCTCTTTTCACAAATCAATCCTACCATCGATTCACACCCACCTCCGATTTCAccaatctctctcctcctcctcttcaCCTCCAATTTCCCAGCAACCCAGTTCACCTAATTCAGTGTCAAACCCTCTAATGGTCGACAAAATCCTGCTGAATTTGAAACTATGTAAGTCCCCTTCCTTTCACAATAGCACCAACATGTATCGTACTTTAACCCCTTTTGATATTGCTCAAGTTTTGTTTCAATGTCGTGAAAATCTGGAACTGGGTTTAATGTTTATTGATTCGTTTTTGGTTAATTGCCCCAATTTTCGACATTCAACTCTTTCTTTGTGTGTTATGGTTCATATGTTGGTTAGGGGTAGGAGGGCATCGGATGCCCAAGCTTTGATTCTTCGTATGGTTCGAAAGAGTGGGGTTTCGAgggttgaaattgttgattctTTGGTGGGGTGTTATGATCAATGTGGTTCGAATTTGGGTGTTTTTGATTTATTAGTTAGGACTTTTGTGCAAGCCAAGAGGTTGAGGGAAGCTGCAGAGGTGTTCAAATTGTTGACTAGTCGAGGTTTTTTCGTGTCGATTAATGCTTGTAATAGTCTTCTTGGTGGGTTAGTGAAGGTTGGGTGGGTTGATTTAGCGTGGGAGATATACCGAGAAGTTGTTAAACATGGAGCTCAGCTGAATGTTTATACATTGAATATTATGATCAATGCTTTGTGTAAAGATGGTAAGATGGGAAATGTGGATTCCCATTTGTTAGAAATGGAAACCAAGGGGGTATTTCCTGATAATGTGACTTATAACACATTGATTAATGCTTATTGTAGGGACTGTAATGTCGAAAAAGCTCTTGAAATGATGAATTCTATGTCAAGTAAGGGGTTGAAACCTGGTGTGATTACCTAtaatgcaatattgaaaggtttgtgTAGAATGGGAAAACATAGTAGGGCTAGGGAAATGTTGAGTGATATGTGGGAAACGGGGTTGTGTCCTGATACTAATAGTTACAATGCGTTGCTAATTGAGGGTAGCCGGAAAAATACTATCGTGGATGTGGAACAATTGTTTGATGAAATGGTACACCATGGTGTGGTTCCGGATGTAATTAGTTATACATCACTTATTAGTTATTTCTCGAGAGATGGGCTTATGGAAAAGGCCTTGATGTATTTTAAAGAGATGAAGACCAAGGGGCTGACCCCAGACAGTGTTTTATATACCGTTCTTATTGGTGGCTTTTGTAATTCCAGTCTTGTATCTGAGGCCTTAAGAATGCGCAATGAGATGCTTGAAAAGGGCTGTCTTTTGGACGTGGTGACGTACAACACCATTTTGAATGGCTTGTGTAAAGAACACATGTTAGGTGAGGCGGATCAGTTGTTCGAGGAGATGTTGCAAAGGGGTATATCCCCTGATTATTACACTTATGCAACACTTATTCATGGTTATTGTAAGGCTAGGGAAATGGACAAAGCATTGGTATTGTTTGAGACTATGATTCAAAGGAACATCAAACCAGATATTGTAACGTATAACATTTTGATGGACGGTTTTTGCAAGCAGGGTTTCATGGAAAAGGCTAATGAATTATGGAGCGACATGATTAATCGAGGAATATACCCTAATTGCATATCCTACAGTATTCTCATTAATGGATTTTGTAGCGTGGGGCGTCTTAATATGGCATTTACACTTTGGGATGAGATGGTAGGAAAAGGTAATGAGCCAACCATTGTGACTTGTAATACCATCATTAAAGGCTATTGCATATCTGGAAATGTAGCAGAGGGGGAGAAGTTTTTGACCAAGATGATAACGAAAGGAACTCTTCCCGATAGTGTTAGTTACAACACTCTTATACACGGACATATCAAAGAAGAGAATTTGGACAGAGCTTTTTCCTTGCTTAATAAAATGGAGGATCAGGGGATATTGCCTGATGTCATATCATATAATGTGATACTAGATTGCTTTTGTAGACAATCTAGAATGGAAGAGGCACAATTGATATACAAAAAGATGATAGAAAGAGGCGTGAATCCAGATAGATCAACGTATACAACGCTTATTAATGGTTATGTTAGTCAGGACAACATGAAAGAGGCCTTCAGGTTCCATGATGAAATGCTTCGAAGGGGTTTTGTACCAGATGATAAGTTCTGA
- the LOC110783308 gene encoding SWI/SNF complex component SNF12 homolog gives MSANPNNNQPKNIGRPMSSPFGNTGMVNPNLPPNYNPSSSSSSQPQPQPQNQPHQLGFGFQNQFQLAQAQAHALAQAQSKAAAAAHAHLLQAQGMSMNQSQAMGMMGNLGGGGGGSSPSMSGAGNLSGVKRVPQKPPVRPPGPTGGGGINMMSPPMKNMMELTPASAARRKKQKPQEKHLSERIAPILPESALYTQLLEFESRVDAALMRKKVDIQEALKNPPSVQKTLRIYVFNTFANQNQSQSMPKKDPPTWTLKVIGRILEDGIDPEQLATMKPNPMYPKFSNFFKRVTIALDQRLYPENHLIVWENSRSSAPTEGFEVKRKGDKEFTVNIRFDMNYLPEKFKLSPPLTELLGIEAETRPRIIAAIWHYVKARKLQNPNDPSLFNCDPQLQKVFGEEKMKFTMVSQKISQHLTPPPPIQVEHPIKLSGISPSGNACYDVLVDIPFPIQRELSMLLANTEKTKEIEACDEGICAAIRKIHEHRRRRAFFLGFSQSPVEFINALIESQSRDLKVVSGEASRNAERERRSDFFNQPWVEDAVIRYLTRKPANAPDGPGST, from the exons ATGTCTGCAAATCCGAACAATAATCAACCCAAGAACATTGGGAGACCAATGTCATCCCCATTTGGAAATACTGGGATGGTAAACCCTAATTTGCCCCCTAATTACAACCCatcgtcatcatcatcttccCAACCTCAACCCCAACCCCAAAATCAACCTCATCAATTAGGGTTTGGGTTTCAGAATCAGTTCCAATTAGCCCAAGCCCAAGCCCATGCCCTAGCTCAAGCGCAGTCGAAAGCTGCTGCTGCTGCACATGCTCATCTTTTACAAGCTCAGGGTATGTCCATGAATCAGTCACAAGCTATGGGGATGATGGGTAAtttgggtggtggtggtggtggttcatCACCTTCAATGTCAGGTGCTGGGAATTTGAGTGGTGTTAAGAGGGTCCCACAGAAACCCCCCGTTCGGCCCCCGGGACCCACGGGTGGTGGTGGTATTAACATGATGTCCCCACCTATGAAGAACATGATGGAGCTTACACCGGCTTCCGCTGCTAGGAGGAAGAAGCAGAAACCGCAAGAAAAGCATTTGAGTGAGAGAATTGCTCCTATATTGCCTGAATCTGCTTTGTATACTCAACTTCTCGAGTTTGAATCCCGTGTTGATGCTGCGTTGATGAGGAAGAAGGTTGATATTCAAGAGGCTTTGAAAAACCCGCCTTCTGTTCAGAAAACTCTTCGGATTTACGTGTTTAACACTTTTGCAAATCAAAATCAGAGTCAGTCTATGCCGAAGAAGGACCCACCTACTTGGACTTTAAAGGTAATAGGGAGGATATTGGAGGACGGGATTGATCCCGAACAGCTTGCTACCATGAAACCAAACCCGATGTACCCAAAGTTCTCTAATTTTTTCAAAAGGGTTACCATTGCATTAGATCAGAGGTTGTACCCTGAAAACCATTTAATAGTATGGGAAAATTCCCGGTCATCTGCACCGACAGAGGGTTTTGAGGTGAAAAGGAAAGGGGATAAAGAATTTACAGTGAATATTCGGTTTGACATGAACTATTTACCTGAGAAATTCAAACTTTCACCACCTTTGACTGAACTTCTGGGTATAGAAGCTGAAACTCGCCCGAGAATTATAGCAGCAATCTGGCACTATGTTAAAGCAAGAAAGTTGCagaacccaaatgacccatccTTGTTTAATTGTGACCCGCAACTTCAAAAGGTATTTGGAGAAGAAAAGATGAAATTCACCATGGTTTCTCAGAAGATATCACAGCATTTGACCCCACCACCACCGATACAGGTGGAACATCCAATCAAGCTTTCGGGAATTTCCCCTTCTGGAAATGCTTGTTATGATGTATTGGTGGATATACCTTTCCCGATACAGAGAGAGCTATCCATGTTGCTGGCAAACACCGAGAAAACTAAGGAGATTGAGGCTTGTGATGAGGGAATTTGTGCTGCTATAAGGAAGATTCATGAGCACCGTAGAAGGAGAGCGTTCTTTCTAGGGTTTAGTCAGTCACCCGTGGAATTCATTAATGCGTTGATAGAATCGCAAAGCAGAGATCTCAAGGTTGTTTCTGGAGAAGCTAGTCGTAATGCAGAACGAGAACGTAGATCAGATTTTTTCAACCAACCATG GGTTGAGGATGCCGTTATTCGCTACTTAACTCGCAAACCAGCCAATGCACCTGATGGTCCTGGAAGCACATAA